In the Oncorhynchus nerka isolate Pitt River linkage group LG2, Oner_Uvic_2.0, whole genome shotgun sequence genome, one interval contains:
- the LOC115138537 gene encoding complement decay-accelerating factor-like isoform X3: MFYSNAWTKCLICLIFLTSGNAECPKPQVEGNVVLTNDALLMNNFPEGEEATFECANGYLKEQGSENITCTSGKWSTLELTCKKKDCGAPRKMPHLTYEFKEGTLFGASARAICDKGYQLMGPSYRQCYATGWSGRPRCKVVTCDKPPEIMHGTIIEKPGEELPEYGGVIQYSCNEGYTLIGNKSIECIEDGEYNSLPPECKDVNDILLKPTTISTSSVTTTPTVLPTIRVTTTSTVPPTIQVTTTSTVPPTIRDVNDILLKPTTISTSSVTTTSTVPPTIRDVNDILLKPTTISTSSITTTSTVLPTIRDVNDILLKPTTISTSSITTTSTVLPTIRGRGNPNVNDILLKPTTISTSSVTTTSTVLPTIRDVNDFLLKATTISTSSTTTTSTVLPTIRVSGRNNGVGEHDTNAATEIAAVVGSGIGTVITRTSLEKTEVDRISK, translated from the exons ATGTTTTATTCAAATGCATGGACTAAGTGCTTGATATGCCTCATCTTTTTAACAAGTGGAAATG CCGAGTGTCCCAAACCTCAAGTAGAGGGAAATGTTGTTCTAACGAATGATGCGCTATTAATGAACAATTTTCCGGAGGGGGAGGAAGCCACTTTTGAGTGTGCCAACGGCTACTTGAAAGAGCAAGGATCTGAAAATATCACCTGCACGAGTGGAAAGTGGAGCACGCTCGAATTAACCTGCAAAA AGAAGGACTGTGGTGCCCCCAGGAAGATGCCACATTTGACATATGAGTTTAAGGAAGGCACGCTTTTTGGTGCATCAGCAAGAGCAATCTGTGATAAAGG tTATCAACTTATGGGCCCAAGTTACAGGCAGTGTTATGCCACAGGTTGGAGTGGAAGACCAAGATGTAAAG TGGTAACTTGCGATAAACCTCCTGAGATAATGCATGGCACGATCATAGAGAAGCCTGGCGAAGAGTTACCAGAGTATGGTGGTGTCATACAGTACTCCTGTAATGAAGGTTACACCCTCATTGGAAACAAATCAATTGAGTGCATTGAAGATGGTGAATACAACTCATTACCTCCTGAATGTAAAG ATGTCAATGACATTCTTTTGAAACCAACAACTATATCAACATCATCAGTAACAACAACACCGACTGTTCTACCCACAATACGAG TAACAACAACATCGACTGTTCCACCCACAATACAAG TAACAACAACATCGACTGTTCCACCCACAATACGAG ATGTCAATGACATTCTTTTGAAACCAACAACTATATCAACATCATCAGTAACAACAACATCGACTGTTCCACCCACAATACGAG ATGTCAATGACATTCTTTTGAAACCAACAACTATATCAACATCATCAATAACAACAACATCGACTGTTCTACCCACAATACGAG ATGTCAATGACATTCTTTTGAAACCAACAACTATATCAACATCATCAATAACAACAACATCAACTGTTCTACCCACAATACGAGGTAGAGGAAATCCAA ATGTCAATGACATTCTTTTGAAACCAACAACTATATCAACATCATCAGTAACAACAACATCGACTGTTCTACCCACAATACGAG ATGTCAATGACTTTCTTTTGAAAGCAACAACTATatcaacatcatcaacaacaacaacatcaactgtTCTACCCACAATACGAG TTTCAGGGAGGAATAATGGCGttggggaacatgacaccaatGCAGCTACTG AGATTGCAGCAGTTGTGGGAAGTGGGATCGGCACTGTCATAA CTCGTACCAGTTTGGAGAAGACCGAAGTCGACCGAATTTCAAAATAA
- the LOC115138537 gene encoding complement decay-accelerating factor-like isoform X6: MFYSNAWTKCLICLIFLTSGNAECPKPQVEGNVVLTNDALLMNNFPEGEEATFECANGYLKEQGSENITCTSGKWSTLELTCKKKDCGAPRKMPHLTYEFKEGTLFGASARAICDKGYQLMGPSYRQCYATGWSGRPRCKVVTCDKPPEIMHGTIIEKPGEELPEYGGVIQYSCNEGYTLIGNKSIECIEDGEYNSLPPECKDVNDILLKPTTISTSSVTTTPTVLPTIRVTTTSTVPPTIQVTTTSTVPPTIRDVNDILLKPTTISTSSVTTTSTVPPTIRDVNDILLKPTTISTSSITTTSTVLPTIRVSGRNNGVGEHDTNAATENAAVVGSGIGTVITRTSLEKTEVEQRNYYNFKITKLNAYPRYLQFIHIIILKPLFKSHSYDYTVCVSL, from the exons ATGTTTTATTCAAATGCATGGACTAAGTGCTTGATATGCCTCATCTTTTTAACAAGTGGAAATG CCGAGTGTCCCAAACCTCAAGTAGAGGGAAATGTTGTTCTAACGAATGATGCGCTATTAATGAACAATTTTCCGGAGGGGGAGGAAGCCACTTTTGAGTGTGCCAACGGCTACTTGAAAGAGCAAGGATCTGAAAATATCACCTGCACGAGTGGAAAGTGGAGCACGCTCGAATTAACCTGCAAAA AGAAGGACTGTGGTGCCCCCAGGAAGATGCCACATTTGACATATGAGTTTAAGGAAGGCACGCTTTTTGGTGCATCAGCAAGAGCAATCTGTGATAAAGG tTATCAACTTATGGGCCCAAGTTACAGGCAGTGTTATGCCACAGGTTGGAGTGGAAGACCAAGATGTAAAG TGGTAACTTGCGATAAACCTCCTGAGATAATGCATGGCACGATCATAGAGAAGCCTGGCGAAGAGTTACCAGAGTATGGTGGTGTCATACAGTACTCCTGTAATGAAGGTTACACCCTCATTGGAAACAAATCAATTGAGTGCATTGAAGATGGTGAATACAACTCATTACCTCCTGAATGTAAAG ATGTCAATGACATTCTTTTGAAACCAACAACTATATCAACATCATCAGTAACAACAACACCGACTGTTCTACCCACAATACGAG TAACAACAACATCGACTGTTCCACCCACAATACAAG TAACAACAACATCGACTGTTCCACCCACAATACGAG ATGTCAATGACATTCTTTTGAAACCAACAACTATATCAACATCATCAGTAACAACAACATCGACTGTTCCACCCACAATACGAG ATGTCAATGACATTCTTTTGAAACCAACAACTATATCAACATCATCAATAACAACAACATCGACTGTTCTACCCACAATACGAG TTTCAGGGAGGAATAATGGCGttggggaacatgacaccaatGCAGCTACTG AGAATGCAGCAGTTGTGGGAAGTGGGATCGGCACTGTCATAA CTCGTACCAGTTTGGAGAAGACCGAAGTCGAACAGAGGAATTATTACAATTTCAAAATAACTAAGTTGAATGCCTACCCAAGGTACCTACAGTTCATACATATCATTATATTAAAACCATTATTCAAGTCTCACTCATATGACTATACGGTTTGTGTTAGTCTTTGA
- the LOC115138537 gene encoding complement decay-accelerating factor-like isoform X2: MFYSNAWTKCLICLIFLTSGNAECPKPQVEGNVVLTNDALLMNNFPEGEEATFECANGYLKEQGSENITCTSGKWSTLELTCKKKDCGAPRKMPHLTYEFKEGTLFGASARAICDKGYQLMGPSYRQCYATGWSGRPRCKVVTCDKPPEIMHGTIIEKPGEELPEYGGVIQYSCNEGYTLIGNKSIECIEDGEYNSLPPECKDVNDILLKPTTISTSSVTTTPTVLPTIRVTTTSTVPPTIQVTTTSTVPPTIRDVNDILLKPTTISTSSVTTTSTVPPTIRDVNDILLKPTTISTSSITTTSTVLPTIRDVNDILLKPTTISTSSITTTSTVLPTIRGRGNPNVNDILLKPTTISTSSVTTTSTVLPTIRVSGRNNGVGEHDTNAATEIAAVVGSGIGTVITVTLIVLITRYCKRKGSYQFGEDRSRPNFKITKLNAYPRARTAPIC; the protein is encoded by the exons ATGTTTTATTCAAATGCATGGACTAAGTGCTTGATATGCCTCATCTTTTTAACAAGTGGAAATG CCGAGTGTCCCAAACCTCAAGTAGAGGGAAATGTTGTTCTAACGAATGATGCGCTATTAATGAACAATTTTCCGGAGGGGGAGGAAGCCACTTTTGAGTGTGCCAACGGCTACTTGAAAGAGCAAGGATCTGAAAATATCACCTGCACGAGTGGAAAGTGGAGCACGCTCGAATTAACCTGCAAAA AGAAGGACTGTGGTGCCCCCAGGAAGATGCCACATTTGACATATGAGTTTAAGGAAGGCACGCTTTTTGGTGCATCAGCAAGAGCAATCTGTGATAAAGG tTATCAACTTATGGGCCCAAGTTACAGGCAGTGTTATGCCACAGGTTGGAGTGGAAGACCAAGATGTAAAG TGGTAACTTGCGATAAACCTCCTGAGATAATGCATGGCACGATCATAGAGAAGCCTGGCGAAGAGTTACCAGAGTATGGTGGTGTCATACAGTACTCCTGTAATGAAGGTTACACCCTCATTGGAAACAAATCAATTGAGTGCATTGAAGATGGTGAATACAACTCATTACCTCCTGAATGTAAAG ATGTCAATGACATTCTTTTGAAACCAACAACTATATCAACATCATCAGTAACAACAACACCGACTGTTCTACCCACAATACGAG TAACAACAACATCGACTGTTCCACCCACAATACAAG TAACAACAACATCGACTGTTCCACCCACAATACGAG ATGTCAATGACATTCTTTTGAAACCAACAACTATATCAACATCATCAGTAACAACAACATCGACTGTTCCACCCACAATACGAG ATGTCAATGACATTCTTTTGAAACCAACAACTATATCAACATCATCAATAACAACAACATCGACTGTTCTACCCACAATACGAG ATGTCAATGACATTCTTTTGAAACCAACAACTATATCAACATCATCAATAACAACAACATCAACTGTTCTACCCACAATACGAGGTAGAGGAAATCCAA ATGTCAATGACATTCTTTTGAAACCAACAACTATATCAACATCATCAGTAACAACAACATCGACTGTTCTACCCACAATACGAG TTTCAGGGAGGAATAATGGCGttggggaacatgacaccaatGCAGCTACTG AGATTGCAGCAGTTGTGGGAAGTGGGATCGGCACTGTCATAA CAGTTACACTTATTGTTCTGATCACACGGTATTGTAAGAGGAAAGG CTCGTACCAGTTTGGAGAAGACCGAAGTCGACCGAATTTCAAAATAACTAAGTTGAATGCCTACCCAAG GGCTAGGACTGCACCTATCTGCTAG
- the LOC115138537 gene encoding complement decay-accelerating factor-like isoform X1, which yields MFYSNAWTKCLICLIFLTSGNAECPKPQVEGNVVLTNDALLMNNFPEGEEATFECANGYLKEQGSENITCTSGKWSTLELTCKKKDCGAPRKMPHLTYEFKEGTLFGASARAICDKGYQLMGPSYRQCYATGWSGRPRCKVVTCDKPPEIMHGTIIEKPGEELPEYGGVIQYSCNEGYTLIGNKSIECIEDGEYNSLPPECKDVNDILLKPTTISTSSVTTTPTVLPTIRVTTTSTVPPTIQVTTTSTVPPTIRDVNDILLKPTTISTSSVTTTSTVPPTIRDVNDILLKPTTISTSSITTTSTVLPTIRDVNDILLKPTTISTSSITTTSTVLPTIRGRGNPNVNDILLKPTTISTSSVTTTSTVLPTIRDVNDFLLKATTISTSSTTTTSTVLPTIRVSGRNNGVGEHDTNAATEIAAVVGSGIGTVITVTLIVLITRYCKRKGSYQFGEDRSRPNFKITKLNAYPRARTAPIC from the exons ATGTTTTATTCAAATGCATGGACTAAGTGCTTGATATGCCTCATCTTTTTAACAAGTGGAAATG CCGAGTGTCCCAAACCTCAAGTAGAGGGAAATGTTGTTCTAACGAATGATGCGCTATTAATGAACAATTTTCCGGAGGGGGAGGAAGCCACTTTTGAGTGTGCCAACGGCTACTTGAAAGAGCAAGGATCTGAAAATATCACCTGCACGAGTGGAAAGTGGAGCACGCTCGAATTAACCTGCAAAA AGAAGGACTGTGGTGCCCCCAGGAAGATGCCACATTTGACATATGAGTTTAAGGAAGGCACGCTTTTTGGTGCATCAGCAAGAGCAATCTGTGATAAAGG tTATCAACTTATGGGCCCAAGTTACAGGCAGTGTTATGCCACAGGTTGGAGTGGAAGACCAAGATGTAAAG TGGTAACTTGCGATAAACCTCCTGAGATAATGCATGGCACGATCATAGAGAAGCCTGGCGAAGAGTTACCAGAGTATGGTGGTGTCATACAGTACTCCTGTAATGAAGGTTACACCCTCATTGGAAACAAATCAATTGAGTGCATTGAAGATGGTGAATACAACTCATTACCTCCTGAATGTAAAG ATGTCAATGACATTCTTTTGAAACCAACAACTATATCAACATCATCAGTAACAACAACACCGACTGTTCTACCCACAATACGAG TAACAACAACATCGACTGTTCCACCCACAATACAAG TAACAACAACATCGACTGTTCCACCCACAATACGAG ATGTCAATGACATTCTTTTGAAACCAACAACTATATCAACATCATCAGTAACAACAACATCGACTGTTCCACCCACAATACGAG ATGTCAATGACATTCTTTTGAAACCAACAACTATATCAACATCATCAATAACAACAACATCGACTGTTCTACCCACAATACGAG ATGTCAATGACATTCTTTTGAAACCAACAACTATATCAACATCATCAATAACAACAACATCAACTGTTCTACCCACAATACGAGGTAGAGGAAATCCAA ATGTCAATGACATTCTTTTGAAACCAACAACTATATCAACATCATCAGTAACAACAACATCGACTGTTCTACCCACAATACGAG ATGTCAATGACTTTCTTTTGAAAGCAACAACTATatcaacatcatcaacaacaacaacatcaactgtTCTACCCACAATACGAG TTTCAGGGAGGAATAATGGCGttggggaacatgacaccaatGCAGCTACTG AGATTGCAGCAGTTGTGGGAAGTGGGATCGGCACTGTCATAA CAGTTACACTTATTGTTCTGATCACACGGTATTGTAAGAGGAAAGG CTCGTACCAGTTTGGAGAAGACCGAAGTCGACCGAATTTCAAAATAACTAAGTTGAATGCCTACCCAAG GGCTAGGACTGCACCTATCTGCTAG
- the LOC115138537 gene encoding complement decay-accelerating factor-like isoform X4, which produces MFYSNAWTKCLICLIFLTSGNAECPKPQVEGNVVLTNDALLMNNFPEGEEATFECANGYLKEQGSENITCTSGKWSTLELTCKKKDCGAPRKMPHLTYEFKEGTLFGASARAICDKGYQLMGPSYRQCYATGWSGRPRCKVVTCDKPPEIMHGTIIEKPGEELPEYGGVIQYSCNEGYTLIGNKSIECIEDGEYNSLPPECKDVNDILLKPTTISTSSVTTTPTVLPTIRVTTTSTVPPTIQVTTTSTVPPTIRDVNDILLKPTTISTSSVTTTSTVPPTIRDVNDILLKPTTISTSSITTTSTVLPTIRDVNDILLKPTTISTSSITTTSTVLPTIRGRGNPNVNDILLKPTTISTSSVTTTSTVLPTIRDVNDFLLKATTISTSSTTTTSTVLPTIRVSGRNNGVGEHDTNAATEIAAVVGSGIGTVIRLGLHLSASLHL; this is translated from the exons ATGTTTTATTCAAATGCATGGACTAAGTGCTTGATATGCCTCATCTTTTTAACAAGTGGAAATG CCGAGTGTCCCAAACCTCAAGTAGAGGGAAATGTTGTTCTAACGAATGATGCGCTATTAATGAACAATTTTCCGGAGGGGGAGGAAGCCACTTTTGAGTGTGCCAACGGCTACTTGAAAGAGCAAGGATCTGAAAATATCACCTGCACGAGTGGAAAGTGGAGCACGCTCGAATTAACCTGCAAAA AGAAGGACTGTGGTGCCCCCAGGAAGATGCCACATTTGACATATGAGTTTAAGGAAGGCACGCTTTTTGGTGCATCAGCAAGAGCAATCTGTGATAAAGG tTATCAACTTATGGGCCCAAGTTACAGGCAGTGTTATGCCACAGGTTGGAGTGGAAGACCAAGATGTAAAG TGGTAACTTGCGATAAACCTCCTGAGATAATGCATGGCACGATCATAGAGAAGCCTGGCGAAGAGTTACCAGAGTATGGTGGTGTCATACAGTACTCCTGTAATGAAGGTTACACCCTCATTGGAAACAAATCAATTGAGTGCATTGAAGATGGTGAATACAACTCATTACCTCCTGAATGTAAAG ATGTCAATGACATTCTTTTGAAACCAACAACTATATCAACATCATCAGTAACAACAACACCGACTGTTCTACCCACAATACGAG TAACAACAACATCGACTGTTCCACCCACAATACAAG TAACAACAACATCGACTGTTCCACCCACAATACGAG ATGTCAATGACATTCTTTTGAAACCAACAACTATATCAACATCATCAGTAACAACAACATCGACTGTTCCACCCACAATACGAG ATGTCAATGACATTCTTTTGAAACCAACAACTATATCAACATCATCAATAACAACAACATCGACTGTTCTACCCACAATACGAG ATGTCAATGACATTCTTTTGAAACCAACAACTATATCAACATCATCAATAACAACAACATCAACTGTTCTACCCACAATACGAGGTAGAGGAAATCCAA ATGTCAATGACATTCTTTTGAAACCAACAACTATATCAACATCATCAGTAACAACAACATCGACTGTTCTACCCACAATACGAG ATGTCAATGACTTTCTTTTGAAAGCAACAACTATatcaacatcatcaacaacaacaacatcaactgtTCTACCCACAATACGAG TTTCAGGGAGGAATAATGGCGttggggaacatgacaccaatGCAGCTACTG AGATTGCAGCAGTTGTGGGAAGTGGGATCGGCACTGTCATAA GGCTAGGACTGCACCTATCTGCTAGTCTGCATCTGTAG
- the LOC115138537 gene encoding complement decay-accelerating factor-like isoform X5 has protein sequence MFYSNAWTKCLICLIFLTSGNAECPKPQVEGNVVLTNDALLMNNFPEGEEATFECANGYLKEQGSENITCTSGKWSTLELTCKKKDCGAPRKMPHLTYEFKEGTLFGASARAICDKGYQLMGPSYRQCYATGWSGRPRCKVVTCDKPPEIMHGTIIEKPGEELPEYGGVIQYSCNEGYTLIGNKSIECIEDGEYNSLPPECKDVNDILLKPTTISTSSVTTTPTVLPTIRVTTTSTVPPTIQVTTTSTVPPTIRDVNDILLKPTTISTSSVTTTSTVPPTIRDVNDILLKPTTISTSSITTTSTVLPTIRDVNDILLKPTTISTSSITTTSTVLPTIRVSGRNNGVGEHDTNAATEIAAVVGSGIGTVITVTLIVLITRYCKRKGSYQFGEDRSRPNFKITKLNAYPRARTAPIC, from the exons ATGTTTTATTCAAATGCATGGACTAAGTGCTTGATATGCCTCATCTTTTTAACAAGTGGAAATG CCGAGTGTCCCAAACCTCAAGTAGAGGGAAATGTTGTTCTAACGAATGATGCGCTATTAATGAACAATTTTCCGGAGGGGGAGGAAGCCACTTTTGAGTGTGCCAACGGCTACTTGAAAGAGCAAGGATCTGAAAATATCACCTGCACGAGTGGAAAGTGGAGCACGCTCGAATTAACCTGCAAAA AGAAGGACTGTGGTGCCCCCAGGAAGATGCCACATTTGACATATGAGTTTAAGGAAGGCACGCTTTTTGGTGCATCAGCAAGAGCAATCTGTGATAAAGG tTATCAACTTATGGGCCCAAGTTACAGGCAGTGTTATGCCACAGGTTGGAGTGGAAGACCAAGATGTAAAG TGGTAACTTGCGATAAACCTCCTGAGATAATGCATGGCACGATCATAGAGAAGCCTGGCGAAGAGTTACCAGAGTATGGTGGTGTCATACAGTACTCCTGTAATGAAGGTTACACCCTCATTGGAAACAAATCAATTGAGTGCATTGAAGATGGTGAATACAACTCATTACCTCCTGAATGTAAAG ATGTCAATGACATTCTTTTGAAACCAACAACTATATCAACATCATCAGTAACAACAACACCGACTGTTCTACCCACAATACGAG TAACAACAACATCGACTGTTCCACCCACAATACAAG TAACAACAACATCGACTGTTCCACCCACAATACGAG ATGTCAATGACATTCTTTTGAAACCAACAACTATATCAACATCATCAGTAACAACAACATCGACTGTTCCACCCACAATACGAG ATGTCAATGACATTCTTTTGAAACCAACAACTATATCAACATCATCAATAACAACAACATCGACTGTTCTACCCACAATACGAG ATGTCAATGACATTCTTTTGAAACCAACAACTATATCAACATCATCAATAACAACAACATCAACTGTTCTACCCACAATACGAG TTTCAGGGAGGAATAATGGCGttggggaacatgacaccaatGCAGCTACTG AGATTGCAGCAGTTGTGGGAAGTGGGATCGGCACTGTCATAA CAGTTACACTTATTGTTCTGATCACACGGTATTGTAAGAGGAAAGG CTCGTACCAGTTTGGAGAAGACCGAAGTCGACCGAATTTCAAAATAACTAAGTTGAATGCCTACCCAAG GGCTAGGACTGCACCTATCTGCTAG
- the LOC115138537 gene encoding complement decay-accelerating factor-like isoform X8: MFYSNAWTKCLICLIFLTSGNAECPKPQVEGNVVLTNDALLMNNFPEGEEATFECANGYLKEQGSENITCTSGKWSTLELTCKKKDCGAPRKMPHLTYEFKEGTLFGASARAICDKGYQLMGPSYRQCYATGWSGRPRCKVVTCDKPPEIMHGTIIEKPGEELPEYGGVIQYSCNEGYTLIGNKSIECIEDGEYNSLPPECKDVNDILLKPTTISTSSVTTTPTVLPTIRVTTTSTVPPTIQVTTTSTVPPTIRDVNDILLKPTTISTSSVTTTSTVPPTIRDVNDILLKPTTISTSSITTTSTVLPTIRVSGRNNGVGEHDTNAATENAAVVGSGIGTVITRTSLEKTEVEQRNYYNFKITKLNAYPRARTAPIC, encoded by the exons ATGTTTTATTCAAATGCATGGACTAAGTGCTTGATATGCCTCATCTTTTTAACAAGTGGAAATG CCGAGTGTCCCAAACCTCAAGTAGAGGGAAATGTTGTTCTAACGAATGATGCGCTATTAATGAACAATTTTCCGGAGGGGGAGGAAGCCACTTTTGAGTGTGCCAACGGCTACTTGAAAGAGCAAGGATCTGAAAATATCACCTGCACGAGTGGAAAGTGGAGCACGCTCGAATTAACCTGCAAAA AGAAGGACTGTGGTGCCCCCAGGAAGATGCCACATTTGACATATGAGTTTAAGGAAGGCACGCTTTTTGGTGCATCAGCAAGAGCAATCTGTGATAAAGG tTATCAACTTATGGGCCCAAGTTACAGGCAGTGTTATGCCACAGGTTGGAGTGGAAGACCAAGATGTAAAG TGGTAACTTGCGATAAACCTCCTGAGATAATGCATGGCACGATCATAGAGAAGCCTGGCGAAGAGTTACCAGAGTATGGTGGTGTCATACAGTACTCCTGTAATGAAGGTTACACCCTCATTGGAAACAAATCAATTGAGTGCATTGAAGATGGTGAATACAACTCATTACCTCCTGAATGTAAAG ATGTCAATGACATTCTTTTGAAACCAACAACTATATCAACATCATCAGTAACAACAACACCGACTGTTCTACCCACAATACGAG TAACAACAACATCGACTGTTCCACCCACAATACAAG TAACAACAACATCGACTGTTCCACCCACAATACGAG ATGTCAATGACATTCTTTTGAAACCAACAACTATATCAACATCATCAGTAACAACAACATCGACTGTTCCACCCACAATACGAG ATGTCAATGACATTCTTTTGAAACCAACAACTATATCAACATCATCAATAACAACAACATCGACTGTTCTACCCACAATACGAG TTTCAGGGAGGAATAATGGCGttggggaacatgacaccaatGCAGCTACTG AGAATGCAGCAGTTGTGGGAAGTGGGATCGGCACTGTCATAA CTCGTACCAGTTTGGAGAAGACCGAAGTCGAACAGAGGAATTATTACAATTTCAAAATAACTAAGTTGAATGCCTACCCAAG GGCTAGGACTGCACCTATCTGCTAG
- the LOC115138537 gene encoding complement decay-accelerating factor-like isoform X9 produces MFYSNAWTKCLICLIFLTSGNAECPKPQVEGNVVLTNDALLMNNFPEGEEATFECANGYLKEQGSENITCTSGKWSTLELTCKKKDCGAPRKMPHLTYEFKEGTLFGASARAICDKGYQLMGPSYRQCYATGWSGRPRCKVVTCDKPPEIMHGTIIEKPGEELPEYGGVIQYSCNEGYTLIGNKSIECIEDGEYNSLPPECKDVNDILLKPTTISTSSVTTTPTVLPTIRVTTTSTVPPTIQVTTTSTVPPTIRDVNDILLKPTTISTSSVTTTSTVPPTIRDVNDILLKPTTISTSSITTTSTVLPTIRVSGRNNGVGEHDTNAATENAAVVGSGIGTVIISLIVIVLITRYCKRKGARTAPIC; encoded by the exons ATGTTTTATTCAAATGCATGGACTAAGTGCTTGATATGCCTCATCTTTTTAACAAGTGGAAATG CCGAGTGTCCCAAACCTCAAGTAGAGGGAAATGTTGTTCTAACGAATGATGCGCTATTAATGAACAATTTTCCGGAGGGGGAGGAAGCCACTTTTGAGTGTGCCAACGGCTACTTGAAAGAGCAAGGATCTGAAAATATCACCTGCACGAGTGGAAAGTGGAGCACGCTCGAATTAACCTGCAAAA AGAAGGACTGTGGTGCCCCCAGGAAGATGCCACATTTGACATATGAGTTTAAGGAAGGCACGCTTTTTGGTGCATCAGCAAGAGCAATCTGTGATAAAGG tTATCAACTTATGGGCCCAAGTTACAGGCAGTGTTATGCCACAGGTTGGAGTGGAAGACCAAGATGTAAAG TGGTAACTTGCGATAAACCTCCTGAGATAATGCATGGCACGATCATAGAGAAGCCTGGCGAAGAGTTACCAGAGTATGGTGGTGTCATACAGTACTCCTGTAATGAAGGTTACACCCTCATTGGAAACAAATCAATTGAGTGCATTGAAGATGGTGAATACAACTCATTACCTCCTGAATGTAAAG ATGTCAATGACATTCTTTTGAAACCAACAACTATATCAACATCATCAGTAACAACAACACCGACTGTTCTACCCACAATACGAG TAACAACAACATCGACTGTTCCACCCACAATACAAG TAACAACAACATCGACTGTTCCACCCACAATACGAG ATGTCAATGACATTCTTTTGAAACCAACAACTATATCAACATCATCAGTAACAACAACATCGACTGTTCCACCCACAATACGAG ATGTCAATGACATTCTTTTGAAACCAACAACTATATCAACATCATCAATAACAACAACATCGACTGTTCTACCCACAATACGAG TTTCAGGGAGGAATAATGGCGttggggaacatgacaccaatGCAGCTACTG AGAATGCAGCAGTTGTGGGAAGTGGGATCGGCACTGTCATAA TTTCACTTATTGTTATTGTGCTGATTACACGGTATTGTAAGAGGAAAGG GGCTAGGACTGCACCTATCTGCTAG